TCCTCAGAGGCTGAAGCGAAATGTTACGATTCATACtgaaagaaaactttcataaatctttccttttgttttcgtagttctttttttaattcctttctgcattttttatcttgtggatatctctctctctctctctctctctctctctctctctctctctctctctctctctctctctctctcttctaacctGAAGACATATTGACTCTGGCACTCAGTCTGAAGCCAAAAAAGTATTTGCTGAAGCTCAATTcgctgttttttttatatttaatgctaGTTGGGGTGCCAAGATCGTTAATATTAATTATGGCTATAAGATCTaatagttttgtaaataatttgttatTGTTGGCTGCTACAAAGGAATCAGGCAGCTTTATCTGTTATGATAAATCAATTGAAGAGAACTCAGTAGTAGGACTATTGAAAATGAAACTTCTCGGGAAAAGGACGATCGACAAATCGATCGAGCCCGTAGAAATCTGCCCTAAGACAAAGCTTAGGGTTTATTCACTCGAGGACTTGTTGCCCTTCGTAGGCAGGGTAATAAAACGGGGTGAATTCGGAGACGTCTATGAACTTGTAGGCAAATATTCGGATTTCTGCCTCAAAGAGAATAGGATATGCCTAGACGTCGAGGTTGAGAATCTCCTTCGATTCCAGCATCTTGCGGTTCTCAAAGTCATGGGACTCGTGAAGGAATGGGAGGTGATCATCGTGTCACGTCACCAAATGACCCTATGGGACTGGGCAAGGATCGTGCGACCGACCAAGGAGCAGGTCGTTCGTGTCTTGATAGCACTGGTTGGAATTCTGCAGGATTTCCACGCCGAAGGCTACCGCCACAATTACGTCCACCCGGAAAACGTTATGATCGATTTAGCTACCGGAGGACGAGCTCCAAAGGTAAGTGTGATGGACTTTGATCTCATGAGGGAGATCGGTGCCAACCCTTTCCAAAGACCCATAGTTCAGACCAGCCAGAGTTCGGGTGCGAACACCAAATACTGTAAGTGTTTTGCGTCCAAGATCCTTGCGGGGGAGGGAGGCACCCCACAGACAGATGCCCTAAGCATGGCTCTCACCATCGGGGTGCTTACGGTGAGATCCCCCTTCAGGAAACTCCTGGACTGGTTTGCAGGTTGCTATGGAAACGAAAGCGGTTGCTCCATGGACACTCTGCTCATCGGGTTAAACAAGGAATTTGACAATTACTCCATCAGCGAAATGGAAGAGTGGGTGGAGTGGGTGGCAGATCAGAAAGAAATATCGTCACTGGAAAATTCCACCTCAAATGgcaatgatgatgaagaggaggggAGAAAGGATTGCCAGCAAAATGACCTCGTAAAGGAGGTTTATGCTTACCAACAAAAGCTCGGGGAAATAAATGACAAAATGTCAAATCTAGACCACGACCTTCTTCAGAGGGACCAAGAGCTGGCGTCTTTCAGGCAAAAAGCTGACCAAGACAAACGCAAGAACGATGAACTGGGGAACAAGAAACTATCCCCGGAGAGGACATTTCAGGAAGTCCAGGAAGAAAACGATTCTCTGAGGAAGGAAGTAAGTAGACTAAGGGAGTCTCAACTACAGAGAGAAGAAGATAAGCTCAGCACACAGGGTTTCGAAGATAAACACAAAGctgatcttgaaggaaaacctcaggacgagaaaaagcatcttaggagggaagcaaaagaagtggccttaataaggattagacaaattgcacaggatgaaatctcaCAAGAAAAAAGAGACAAAGTGTATGTTCCTGTTGAACTaagggaagaggctctgaaagaggaaaaaacagaaaagaaacagaaggttaaccttgaagaaatagaggaaggaatcgtaaagaggcgtatcgaatattttgaaaatatcatacaagAAAACATAAAGGAGGAAGGCAAACTTCGTGGACAATCTCCAGACtttagagaaaatcttaataggaatgccaagaatattgctttggcaaggataacacaaataatagaaaaggaattatcagaacaaaatgaaaacgtctggaaaagtgacaacattgaaaaggaacttaAAGACTACCAAGCAGCAAATAGCCTAAGAACAGATGGAGATTCTGCTAGTAAAGGTGATGATTATGCAGAAACCAGGATGGTAAATGAAATGGGAGAGAAACAAAAAGCTGTtcttgaaggaaaacctcaggacgagagaaagtatcttaggagggaagcaaaagaagtggccttgataaggattagacaaattgcacaggatgaaatctcaCAAGAAAAAAGTGACAAAAGGGAAGAGGCTTTGAAAGAGGAAAAAACAGGAAAGAAACAGAAGGTTAACTTGGAGGAAATAGAGGAAGGAATCGTAAAGAGGGGcatcgaatattttgaaaatatcatacgaaaaaacataaaggaagaaggcgAACTTCATGGACAATATCCAGACAttagagaaaatcttaataggaagGCCGAGAATAAtgctttggcaaggataacacGAATAATACAAGAGCAATTATTAGAACAAAATGAAAATGTCTGGAAAAGTGAGAACACTGAAAAGGAATTTAAAGACTGCCAAGAAGCAAATAGCCTAAGAACAGATGGAGATTCTGCCAGTAAAGAgggacaaatagctattctcaaagaaaacatggaatgtctagagatacaaaatatggaaacatatgctgtagcacaaagagttgaagaagagaaagaaaagcttaaagaagagttaatgagagaggagagactaagaaaagaaaaagagggacaattagctattctcaaagaaaacatggaatatctagagatacaaaatatggaaacatatgctgtagcacaaagagttgaagaagagaaagaaaagcttaaagaatagttaatggaggaggagagactaagaaaagaaaaagagggacaattagctattctcaaagaaaacatggaatgtctagagatacaaaatatggaaacatatgctgtagcacaaagagttgaagaagagaaagaaaagcttaaagaagagttaatgagagaggagagactaagaaaagaaaaagagggacaattagctattctcaaagaaaacatggaatgtctagagatacaaaatatggaaacatatgctgtagcacaaagagttgaagaagagaaagaaaagcttaaagaagagttaatgagagaggagagactaagaaaagaaaaagagggacaattagctattctcaaagaaaacatggaatatctagagatacaaaatatggaaacatatgctgtagcacaaagagttgaagaagagaaagaaaagcttaaagaatagttaatggaggaggagagactaagaaaagaaaaagagggacaattagctattctcaaagaaaacatggaatgtctagagatacaaaatatggaaacatatgctgtagcacaaagagttgaagaagagaaagaaaagcttaaagaagagttaatgagagaggagagactaagaaaagaaaaagagggacaattagctattctcaaagaaaacatggaatatctagagatacaaaatatggaaacatatgctgtagcacaaagagttgaagaagagaaagaaaagcttaaagaatagttaatggaggaggagagactaagaaaagaaaaagagggacaattagctattctcaaagaaaacatggaatgtctaga
Above is a genomic segment from Palaemon carinicauda isolate YSFRI2023 unplaced genomic scaffold, ASM3689809v2 scaffold4, whole genome shotgun sequence containing:
- the LOC137636822 gene encoding golgin subfamily A member 6-like protein 22 gives rise to the protein MKLLGKRTIDKSIEPVEICPKTKLRVYSLEDLLPFVGRVIKRGEFGDVYELVGKYSDFCLKENRICLDVEVENLLRFQHLAVLKVMGLVKEWEVIIVSRHQMTLWDWARIVRPTKEQVVRVLIALVGILQDFHAEGYRHNYVHPENVMIDLATGGRAPKVSVMDFDLMREIGANPFQRPIVQTSQSSGANTKYCKCFASKILAGEGGTPQTDALSMALTIGVLTVRSPFRKLLDWFAGCYGNESGCSMDTLLIGLNKEFDNYSISEMEEWVEWVADQKEISSLENSTSNGNDDEEEGRKDCQQNDLVKEVYAYQQKLGEINDKMSNLDHDLLQRDQELASFRQKADQDKRKNDELGNKKLSPERTFQEVQEENDSLRKEVSRLRESQLQREEDKLSTQGFEDKHKADLEGKPQDEKKHLRREAKEVALIRIRQIAQDEISQEKRDKVYVPVELREEALKEEKTEKKQKVNLEEIEEGIVKRRIEYFENIIQENIKEEGKLRGQSPDFRENLNRNAKNIALARITQIIEKELSEQNENVWKSDNIEKELKDYQAANSLRTDGDSASKGDDYAETRMVNEMGEKQKAVLEGKPQDERKYLRREAKEVALIRIRQIAQDEISQEKSDKREEALKEEKTGKKQKVNLEEIEEGIVKRGIEYFENIIRKNIKEEGELHGQYPDIRENLNRKAENNALARITRIIQEQLLEQNENVWKSENTEKEFKDCQEANSLRTDGDSASKEGQIAILKENMECLEIQNMETYAEVETIKRERENRLNLVTEEAKILKQEKEEMEIKIDRHEILAMEIDDIVKRQKRELLRNEEEKEKLKKELMEEERLRKEKEGQLAILKENKESLQIQNLQEVETIKREIENRLNLVTEEAKILKHEKEEMEIKIDRLEILAMEIDDIVKRQKRELLRREEESKRLDKELIEERRIRKETESEVHGLKKEIESLKQRLLAKTGQIGDTHKVVMELEDLMNRLEEEVNSDD